A genomic stretch from Aquila chrysaetos chrysaetos chromosome 1, bAquChr1.4, whole genome shotgun sequence includes:
- the PLA2G12A gene encoding group XIIA secretory phospholipase A2 — protein sequence MARALLLLLLLACARLGPRPARCQEAPQTPDWRMTLKTIRNGVHKIDVYLNAALDLLGGEDGLCQYKCSDGSKPFPRYGYKPSPPNGCGSPLFGVQFDIGIPSMTKCCNHHDRCYDTCGNKKNDCDEQFQSCLSKICRDVQKTLGISESVQACESTVQLLFDAVIHLGCKPYLDSQRAACMCRYEDKTDL from the exons ATGGCCCGcgccctgctgctgctgctgctgctggcctgcGCCCGGCTGGGCCCGCGGCCGGCGCGGTGCCAGGAGGCGCCGCAGACCCCCGACTGGCGGATGACGCTGAAGACCATCCGCAACGGGGTGCACAAGATCGACGTGTACCTCAACGCGGCCCTCGACCTCCTGGGCGGCGAGGACGGCCTCTGCCAGTACAAGTGCAGCGACG GATCAAAGCCCTTTCCTCGCTACGGGTATAAACCATCACCGCCAAATGGTTGTGGATCCCCTCTATTTGGAGTTCAG tttgaCATTGGTATCCCTTCGATGACAAAGTGCTGCAATCACCACGACAGATGCTATGATACTTGTGGCAATAAAAAGAATGATTGTGATGAGCAGTTTCAGTCCTGCCTCTCCAAAATTTGCAGAGATGTGCAGAAAACGCTTGGAATCTCAGAAAGTGTCCAGG CTTGTGAATCAACTGTTCAGCTGTTGTTTGATGCAGTTATACATTTAGGATGTAAACCATACCTGGATAGCCAGAGAGCTGCATGTATGTGTCGTTACGAGGATAAGACTGATCTCTGA